A window of the Lactuca sativa cultivar Salinas chromosome 5, Lsat_Salinas_v11, whole genome shotgun sequence genome harbors these coding sequences:
- the LOC111921032 gene encoding DNA repair protein RAD51 homolog 2, whose amino-acid sequence MANKLISEMGLPKSIGHIFAARNIITAKDALSLTEFELMELLDVGLTQVTLAVALISEIASPPYQTVQSLLEQRMQNEYLTGHLPTHLKGLDLALFGGIPFGALTELVGPAGIGKTQFCLKMSVLATLPSCYGGLDGHVIYIDVESKFSSRRLIEIGLNSFPEIFHLEGMAKEMAGRITVLRPGSLSEFTESLQKIKVSLLQNQVKLLVVDSMAALVSGEYEQGPPRQHPLGWHISFIKSLAEFSRIPVVMTNQVRSRSATEISNYSFQGEKRDDCGNFDSHLVAALGIHWAHAVTIRLVLESRSGKRFIKVAKSPMSPPLSFPFKITSSGILLLNDDGIEMSGPQINAIDHQGHSDIILS is encoded by the exons ATGGCGAACAAGCTAATCAGCGAAATGGGGCTCCCGAAATCGATTGGGCACATATTCGCTGCTCGCAATATCATTACCGCAAAG GATGCTTTATCATTGACTGAATTCGAGTTGATGGAATTATTAGATGTGGGTTTGACTCAAGTGACTTTGGCAGTAGCCCTGATTAGTGAGATTGCTTCTCCTCCATATCAAACG GTTCAATCCCTGTTGGAGCAACGCATGCAAAATGAGTATCTGACAGGTCATCTTCCCACACATCTGAAGGGTCTTGATTTAGCATTATTTGGTGGAATCCCATTTGGTGCTTTGACTGAGTTAGTAGGTCCCGCTGGAATCGGTAAAACACAA TTTTGTTTGAAGATGTCTGTTTTGGCTACATTGCCATCTTGTTATGGGGGGTTGGATGGTCATGTAATATATATTGATGTAGAATCCAAATTTAGTTCAAGAAG GTTAATTGAAATTGGTCTTAATAGCTTCCCAGAAATATTTCACTTGGAGGGCATGGCAAAAGAG ATGGCAGGTAGGATAACAGTTTTAAGACCTGGTTCTCTGAGTGAGTTCACTGAGAG TTTGCAGAAAATTAAAGTTTCACTTCTGCAGAACCAAGTGAAGTTGCTAGTTGttgatagtatggctgctcttgTGTCAGG ggaATATGAACAAGGACCTCCAAGGCAACATCCATTGGGTTGGCATATATCATTTATCAA GTCACTTGCTGAGTTTTCAAGAATACCTGTGGTGATGACAAACCAAGTGAGATCTCGAAGTGCTACTGAAATCTCTAATTATTCTTTCCAAG gggagaaGAGGGACGATTGTGGAAATTTTGATTCTCATCTTGTTGCTGCTCTGGGGATTCACTGGGCTCATGCTGTTACTATTCGTCTTGTTCTTGAATCTAGATCAG GGAAAAGATTTATAAAGGTGGCAAAATCTCCAATGTCTCCACCTCTTTCATTCCCTTTCAAAATTACTTCATCTGGGATTCTTTTGCTTAATGATGATGGAATAGAAATGTCAGGACCACAAATCAATGCAATTGATCATCAAG GTCACAGTGACATAATTTTATCATAG